The following coding sequences are from one Nicotiana tabacum cultivar K326 chromosome 1, ASM71507v2, whole genome shotgun sequence window:
- the LOC107807175 gene encoding putative glycosyltransferase At3g07620: MGSEKYLSLLETRRLIWLLGVVFALVLLIQYVGFPYGYALSSLFTANVGQISSPQRVDQSGNFSRSENLTHASVVNATNTNLIDEATETKLSDGNNENVEDDSMPPLNEASGDTLTEDVDPEDESPFKDSEMGNKSTGESFGRNSSVAPNKTADSENDRQASNGTSESSSSRVDDTHGGGSISPAPREAKTLDISPAEMSVAPPPMVMTPQVNVDAEKGAPLISSYQNVSAKERNTGHVLENDKIPGRMRTDHAPSVSHSSTPAKKELGGPKDSVVSIAEMNVMQRETHTSFHSMKPRWSSDVDQELLRAKSLIKNAPLAGNEPGLYAPLYRNFSMFKRSYELMEQILKVYIYSEGERPVFHTPVLKGIYASEGWFMKLLKRNKNLVTKNSKKAHLFYLPFSSRMLEEALYVPNSHSRRNLVRYLSDYLNTIIQRHNFWNRTAGADHFLVACHDWAPQETKRIMANCIRALCNADIKEGFQFGKDVSLPETYVRVAKNPLREIGGKRLSQRRTLAFFAGNMHGYLRPILLNYWENKDPDMKIFGKISTGSYVQYMKSSKYCICAKGYEVNSPRVVEAIFYECVPVIISDNFVPPFFETLNWEAFAIFVPEKDIPKLKDILVSIPEKTYREMQRRVKMVQRHFLWHVKPVKYDVFNMILHSIWHNRVFGITPR; encoded by the exons ATGGGTTCTGAAAAATATCTTAGCCTGTTAGAGACTAGGCGACTGATATGGCTATTGGGCGTGGTTTTTGCCCTTGTTTTGCTGATTCAGTATGTTGGTTTTCCATATGGTTATGCCCTATCCTCTTTGTTTACTGCCAATGTTGGTCAAATAAGCAGCCCGCAAAGAGTAGATCAATCTGGTAACTTCAGTAGGTCAGAAAACCTGACACATGCTAGTGTTGTGAACGCTACTAACACAAATCTAATCGATGAAGCAACTGAAACCAAGCTCTCTGATGGGAATAATGAAAATGTAGAGGATGATTCTATGCCCCCATTGAATGAGGCCTCTGGTGATACCTTAACTGAGGACGTTGATCCAGAAGATGAATCCCCTTTTAAGGATTCAGAAATGGGCAATAAGTCTACTGGGGAAAGTTTTGGAAGAAATAGTAGCGTAGCTCCAAATAAGACTGCTGATTCTGAAAATGATCGGCAAGCTTCAAATGGTACATCTGAAAGTTCTTCATCGCGTGTGGATGATACTCATGGGGGAGGCAGTATTTCTCCAGCACCGAGGGAAGCTAAAACGTTGGATATAAGTCCCGCAGAAATGTCTGTTGCACCACCACCAATGGTTATGACACCTCAGGTCAATGTTGATGCGGAAAAGGGAGCTCCTTTGATATCTTCCTATCAGAACGTATCTGCAAAAGAAAGAAACACAGGCCATGTACTTGAAAATGATAAAATACCTGGGCGAATGCGCACTGACCATGCTCCTTCAGTTAGTCATTCTTCTACTCCTGCTAAGAAGGAGTTGGGCGGGCCAAAAGATAGTGTAGTATCAATAGCTGAAATGAACGTAATGCAGCGAGAGACTCACACTTCATTTCATTCAATG AAACCACGATGGTCCTCAGATGTGGATCAAGAACTACTACGTGCAAAAAGTCTCATCAAGAATGCACCTCTGGCAGGAAATGAACCTGGCCTATATGCTCCTTTGTATAGAAATTTCTCAATGTTTAAGAG GAGCTATGAGTTGATGGAGCAGATTCTCAAAGTTTACATTTACTCCGAAGGTGAAAGACCAGTATTCCATACGCCAGTGCTTAAAGGAATATATGCTTCTGAGGGCTGGTTTATGAAGCTCctgaaaagaaacaaaaatttaGTTACCAAGAACTCCAAAAAGGCTCACCTATTTTATCTACCGTTCAGCTCCCGTATGCTAGAGGAGGCCTTATATGTACCAAATTCTCACAGTCGTAGGAACTTAGTTCGATATCTAAGCGATTACCTCAACACCATTATCCAAAGACATAATTTTTGGAACAGAACTGCCGGAGCTGACCATTTTCTTGTTGCCTGCCATGATTGG GCCCCTCAAGAAACAAAACGAATTATGGCTAATTGCATAAGAGCTTTGTGCAATGCTGACATCAAAGAAGGCTTCCAATTTGGTAAAGATGTGTCGCTTCCAGAAACATATGTCCGTGTAGCTAAGAACCCCCTTAGAGAAATTGGGGGGAAGCGTCTTTCTCAGCGACGGACCCTTGCTTTCTTTGCTGGCAACATGCACGGTTACCTTCGTCCTATCCTATTGAACTACTGGGAAAACAAAGATCCTGATATGAAGATTTTTGGCAAAATTAGTACAGGGAGCTATGTCCAATACATGAAGAGCAGCAAATACTGCATATGTGCAAAAGGTTATGAAGTGAACAGTCCTCGAGTGGTGGAGGCCATTTTCTACGAGTGTGTCCCTGTGATTATATCTGACAATTTCGTACCCCCTTTTTTCGAGACATTGAACTGGGAGGCTTTTGCCATTTTCGTACCAGAGAAGGACATCCCGAAATTGAAAGACATACTTGTATCAATCCCAGAGAAGACGTACCGGGAGATGCAGAGAAGGGTCAAGATGGTGCAGCGGCATTTCCTTTGGCACGTCAAGCCTGTGAAGTATGATGTTTTTAACATGATTCTCCATTCAATATGGCACAACAGAGTTTTTGGAATAACGCCTAGGTGA